GGTGGAGGAGGCTTACCGGGCCGTTGATGCCGCGCTTGGGCGCACCCTGGCGAGGGCTGCCGGGCCGGAGACGCGGGTCTTCATGCTGTCGGATCATGGTTTTGGCTCGCGTCACACCCGCGTGCATGTAGATCAATGGCTGGCGAACCAGGGCTGGCTGACTTATGCCAGCGGCAAGGCCGATGTGCGCAAGCAGTTGAAGCAGTACATGGGCTGGATCAAGCGTTTTCTGCCGCGCGGTCTGCTGTTGCGCGGACGCCGCGCGTTTGCCGTCAACCGCATCATTGATTGGGCGCACACGCGGGCCTACTCCGGCGTCGCCTCCGAGTACGCTATCTACATCAACCGCCGCGACCGTGAACCCTACGGCATCGTGGCCGACGCCGATGTGGCTGCCCTGCGCCGCGAGATCAAGGCGCGCCTGCTCGAGCTGGTTGATCCGCGGCAGGGGCAGCGCGTGGTTCGGGCGGTGTACGATCGCGAGGAGTTCTATCAAGGGCCGTTCACCGACCAGGCCCCGGACATCGTCTACGAGCTGGCGCCCGGCTATGAGCCAACGTCGGAAGTGTCGCCGGGGCGCCTCTTCACCGACGTGACCGCCGAGGGCGAGGGTATGCACCAGCCGGACGGCATCTTCCTGGCCTGGGGGCCGGACATTGCAGCGCAGCGGCTAGGCCCTGAGCTGGGACTGGCCGACCTGACGCCCACCATTTTGTACAGCCTGGGCCTGCCCGTGCCGCAGGGGCTGGATGGCCGTGTGGTGAGGGAGATTTTCACCGCGGCGTACCAGGCCGAACATCCCATCAACCTGGGCGCGGAGACCGAGACGGCAATCGAACCGCGCCAGCAGGTCTATTCTGCGGGCGATGAAGCGCTGATCGCAGAAAAACTAAAAAGTCTAGGATACCTGGACTAATGTGGAGGCGTGGTATGAGTACTTCAAGCGATAACGGTCAGGTGACTCCTCAGGCAACAGGTGTTCGTATTGCCGGCAATCTACTACGGATTGGCCTGAATGACGGGCGTGAGTTGAAGGTATGGGTAGACCAGGCGCCCTGGTTGAAATGGTTGTCTGGTGCCACTCCCGATCAACAAGAGCGCTGGTCAATTGAGCCGCAAGGATTCGCTGTTTATTGGGAAGACCTGGATGACGGCGTTGAGATAAGCCATTTACTGGAGATGGCATCCGCAAATAACGCAACCATCGAACTTTCATTGCCTCCTGGAAGCCGATTCGACCCGTTTCTTGTCGGGCCTGGCGAAGCGCTCTCATCAGCGGCGCTGGAGAGCCGGGCGCGTGAGGCTGAGTATGAGCGACATGTTTCGTCTTGATGCCGGGCGTGTGCAGACCGGACGCCTGCGCCGCCTGGGCCGCTTGGCCGGGCCGCTGGCGCGCTACCAGCGCTGGAATTGGGCCTGGCGCCTGGAGATCGCCCTGCGCTACCAGCCGATCGCCGACGCGCTGGCTGACCGGCCGGCGGGGCTGCGCATCCTGGATGTCGGCTGCGGCAGCAAGGGCGGCGTCACGTCCTATGTACCTCGTCCGGCGTTCGGCGTGGATGTCACCTTCGACCGCGAACGCCTGCAAGACCACCCCCTGCTGACCGCGGTCGTGGCTTCGGGCGCGGCCCTGCCCTTTGCCGATGACAGCCTGGATGTCGTGCTTTGCCTGGATACGCTGGAACATCTGACGCCCGCTGACCGCCGCGCGGTGGTGATGGAGATGGCGCGCGTGGTGGCCGCGAACGGCCTGCTGATCGTGGGCGCGCCGTGCGGCGAAGCGGCGCGCGCGGCCGAGGAGGAAATTGCGCTGGCATTCACCCGCCAGACCGGCCGCGTTCATCCGAAGCTGGGCGAGCACCTGGAGCACGCCATGTGGTCCGCGGCCGACTTGCAGGCGCTGGTTGAAGAGGCCGCCGCCGCGCATTTCGACGCGTTTCGGCTGCGCGTCGTGCCCAATGTCAACATCCAGGCCTGGCTCTTCTTACGGCGGCTGTTCGACCTGGGACGGCCGCTGCCAGGACTGACCCATGTGCAGCGCCTCGCCTTGCAGCCAGTTTATCCCTGGCTGGCGTCGCGCCTGCATCAGGCGCCGACCTACCGGAAGATCGTTTTCTGCCAGCCTGGCCGCTGATGGCCTGGCGGCTGACCTTTGATTGTGCAAACGATGAATAGCTTAACTTTGTCAACAACTGCAAGCAGCGCCCGTCGGGTCGTCGTGATCGGACTCGACGGCGCCACCTTTGATCTGATTCAACCCTGGGTCGCGCAAGGCCATTTGCCCACGTTGGCCCGACTGCTGCGCACAAGCGCCTGGGCGCCGCTGGAATCGGTGCTGCACCCTTTCACCGCGCAGGCCTGGACTTCGATGGTCACCGGCGCCAACCAGGGTAAGCATCGCATCTTTGATTTTTGGGAGCGCGACTTCAGCACCTACGGCTTTCGCCTGACCAATGCCAGCTTCCGCGCCTTGCCCGCGCTGTGGACGCTGCTCAGCCAGGCGGGGCGCCGAGTCATCGTGCTCAACGTGCCCATGACCTATCCGCCGGAAAAGGTCAACGGCGTGCTGGTCTCCGGCTGGGATACGCCGGGCATGGGCGCGGCCTTCACCTACCCGTTGGCGCTCAAGGCCGAGTTGCCCGCGCTTTCCGGCGGGCAGCCCTACGTGATCGTGCCGGACGACTGGAAATACAGCACGGCTCAGCGCGGGGACATGGTCATGGCCGAGCTGCTGCGCGAGATTGACGTGCGCTTTACCGTTGTCACCAACCTGATGGCGCGTGAGCCGTGGGACTTGACCTTCTTCGTGGTCAGCGCGCTCGATGGCGCGGCCCATTTCCTGTGGAAATACCACGACCCCAGCCATCCGCTCTACGATCCGGCGGTCAACGCACAGATGTTCACTGAAGACCCGCTGCTGCAAGTTTACCAGCGCGCCGATCAACGCCTGGGCGAATTCCTGGCAACCCTGCCCCCCGATGTGCATGTGCTGGTCGTCTCCGACCACGGCGAGGGCGCGCTGGAGGATGTCGAGATTCATCTGAACCTGTGGCTGGCGCAGCAGGGCTTGCTGACGCTGCGCACGCGGGGCAGCCACCGTTCGCCGGGCGGCACGCTCAAATGGCTGGCCGCCAAGTTGGTGGATCGTGGCAAACACGCGCTGTACGGCCGCGTGTCGTTCAGCACCTTGTCCCGGCTGCGCCATCTGTGGCCGGACAAGCTGCGCGTCACGCTGGGCGAAGAGTCGTTTTTCCCTGGGGTGGACTGGGCGCACACGCTGGCCTATTCGGAAGAGGTGCGCGGCAATATCTGGATCAACCTCAAGGGGCGTGATCCGCAGGGCGTTGTCACGCCGGGCGCCGAGTATGAGGCTCTGCGCTCGCGCATCATCAGCGAGCTGCAAGACCTGCGCGATCCAGCCACGGGTCAGCGCCTGGTACACCGCGTCTGGCGCCGCGAGGAGCGCTTCAGCGGGCCGTTCAGCGAACGCCTGCCCGACCTGCTGGTGGAGGCCGCGTACCCTGACCTGTTCCGTCCCCGCGGCGCCTATACCGGCCGCGAACCGGTGCGTCATCTGACTGTGGAGGAGATGAGCCGCCGGCGCATCACCGGCTGTCACCGCGCCAACGGCATCTTTTTTGCCCACGGGCCGGCCGTGCAACCGGATCTGCCCCTGGCGCCGGCCAGCATCCTGGATGTAGCGCCCACCGTGCTCTACCTGCTGGGCGAGCCGGTGCCAGGCTGGATGGATGGCCGCGTGCTGACGGAGATGCTGACGCCGGCAGCGCTGGCTGCACAACCGGTCGAAACCAGGCCACAGGCGCCACCGCCGGTCAACCCCGCTGACAGCGCCGGCGGCGCAGTGCAAGGCTACGACGAAGCCGAAGCCCAGGAAGTGACCGACCGCCTGGCGGGATTGGGGTATCTGTGAGGGGTCTCCGGTCTCCGGTCTCCGATCTCCAATCTCCGGTGTGAGGGATGAAGAGTGATCAAAGCATACCGATCTGAAGCGCCGCTCTTTTACATTGGCGGGCTGGTGCTGGCGATGGGGCTGGCAGGGTTGATGCTGGTTTCGCCGTTCGCGGGGCTGGCGTTGGTGTTTGCCGCGCTGATGATTACGCTGGCCTGGCTGCGGCCGTTCTATCTGCTGGTGCTGCTGATCCTGGGCTTGCCGTTTCACGTCTTCGCCAGCCGCGCAATGGTCGGCTTGTTCAACGTGTCGCAGGGCGCCGTGGAACTGTTCGCCTTCTGGAAAGAAGGCGTGATGGCGCTGCTGATCGGCGTCCTGCTCCTGCGGCGCCTGTTCGGCCAGGATCGCTTCAAGGTCAGGCTCTATCCGTTCGATCTGGGCCTGGCGTGCATTGCGTTGCTGATGGGCGCGTATATCCTGGTCGGCCCGCTCTTGAACGTGGGCATCTATGGCTTCCGCAACTACCTGGAACCGCTGGTGATCTTCTATCTCCTGCGCACCGTGCCGGTCAGCCCGCGGCAGTTGCGCTTCCTGGTGCTGGCGATGCTCGCTGTCTTGGTCGTGATGGCGCTGGTAGGCATCTACCAGGTGGCCTTCTGGAATTTCAATGACCTTTACAACTGGGGCTTTCGCGAGGCCGACGGTACCATCCCAAATGCGTTCTATACCGCCGAGGTGGAACGCCAGCCACACTTGCGCGCCATTGGCACCGTGACCAGCCCCAACGAGCTGGGCTTGATGTTGGTGCTGGCCATTGCCCTCGCCCTGGTGTTCGCCCTGCAGTCGCAGCGCCCCCTGTGGCAGCGCGCCGCCTTGCTGACGATCAGCGCGGTCTGCGGCGTGGCGGTGCTCCTCACCTACTCGCGCAGTTCACTGGTGGGCCTGCTGAGCATGGTGGCCGCGCTGGCCGTGCTGGAAATCGGCCTGCGCAACCTGGCGCCGGCGCTGCGCTATGCCTTGCGCAGTCCTGGCACGATCCTTGCGCTCATCGCCCTCGCGGCGCTCCTGGTCATCGGCGCCGAACGGGTGGGTTTGGCGGCGCGCATCACCCGCGGCATCAACCTGAACGACCCCTCAGCCGTCGGCCACCTGGCCTCGTACGAGGCTTCGATCCCCTTCATCCTCGATCATCCCCTCGGCATCGGCACCGGCATGGCCGGCCCGCGCGCGCTCAAGTTTTCGGACAAGATCAAAATCGAGCACGTGGAAAGCTCATGGCTGCAGATGATGATGGAGATTGGCATTCCCGGCGCCTTGTTTACCCTGACCATCTATCTCATGATGGTCTGGACCCTGCGCGCCGAACGCCGGCGTTGGGGCGGCGCGTACGATTCGTCAGTCCTGGCGCGGGCGCTGCCTGGCATGAGCCATCCGGCTGTCGTTGCCGCGGACAACCGCGGCCCAACAGCGCCGGCGCTCGATCCCTTCTTCGCCGCGGTCAGCATCGCCGGCCAGGCCACCTGGCTGGGCGCGATGGTGGCCTTCACCTTCTTGCCCCTCATGCAGGAGCTGCAGTTGATGGGCTATTTGTGGATTGTGGCCGCCATCCCGCTGGTGGCGGTGCGCGAACGGTGAGCGCGGCCATGCCTGACACGAGCGCGATCGCAACCGTCATTCTCAACTGGAATGGCCGTGACACCACGCTGACCTGCGTGCAAACCCTGCTCGACTGCGGCCAGTCGGCGGCCAGCGTGATCGTCGTGGACAACGGCTCGACCGATGACTCGGTGGCCGCGCTGCGGGCGCGCTTTCCCAGCCTGACCGTGTTGGCCGCTGGCGAAAACCTGGGCTTTGCCCGCGGCAACAACCTGGGCGTGCGTCATGCGCTGAGCACCCTGGCGCCGGAACTGATCTTCCTGCTCAACAACGACGCCCTCATCAACACCGATACGCTGCCGCGCCTGCACGCGGCCCTGGCCCTCGATGCGCAGGCCGGCGCGGCCGTGCCCAAGATCTACTTTGGCGATGGCCGGCGCCTGTGGTATGCCGGCGGTCACATGGATTGGGGGATCGGCACGGGCGTGCATCAGCACAAGGGCGCGTCCGACCACGGTCAGGCGGACACCGCGGGTGTGGTTGACTTTGCGCCGGGCTGTGCGCTGCTCCTGCGCCGCGAGGTCATCGAACCAGCGGGCGTGTTCGATGAGCGCTATTTCTTCATGGGCGAGGATGTGGACCTCAGCCTGCGCCTGACGCGGGCCGGGCGTCCGCTGCGCTACGTGCCCGGCGCGACCGTCGTACACCAGGTTGGCGCCAGTTCATCACGCCAGGGCCAGCCCTTCATCTGGTATCACATGACCCGCAACCGCCTGCTGACCGTCAGCAAACACGCGACGCCAGGGCAGAAACTGCGCTTTTTCAGCTATTGGCCGCTGCTGTGGGCTTTCAAGGCCGGCCAATTCGCCCTGGCTGGCAACCCCGCCATTGCCCAGGCCATCGGCCGCGGCGTGCGCGACTTCCAGCGCGGGACGTTCGGGCGGGGATGAAGGAATAAGGAATGCTTGACGCTTCTCTTGAGCGGTGATAGAATCGAGCCAGAAACGCTGATCGGCTGTACTTCCAGGAGATTTCGACATGACTGTGCGAACACTTGACCGCGTACCACGACCTTCCCCATCGCCCCTGCGCCCTTTGCGGG
The window above is part of the Candidatus Amarolinea dominans genome. Proteins encoded here:
- a CDS encoding DUF2442 domain-containing protein; the encoded protein is MSTSSDNGQVTPQATGVRIAGNLLRIGLNDGRELKVWVDQAPWLKWLSGATPDQQERWSIEPQGFAVYWEDLDDGVEISHLLEMASANNATIELSLPPGSRFDPFLVGPGEALSSAALESRAREAEYERHVSS
- a CDS encoding class I SAM-dependent methyltransferase; protein product: MSDMFRLDAGRVQTGRLRRLGRLAGPLARYQRWNWAWRLEIALRYQPIADALADRPAGLRILDVGCGSKGGVTSYVPRPAFGVDVTFDRERLQDHPLLTAVVASGAALPFADDSLDVVLCLDTLEHLTPADRRAVVMEMARVVAANGLLIVGAPCGEAARAAEEEIALAFTRQTGRVHPKLGEHLEHAMWSAADLQALVEEAAAAHFDAFRLRVVPNVNIQAWLFLRRLFDLGRPLPGLTHVQRLALQPVYPWLASRLHQAPTYRKIVFCQPGR
- a CDS encoding alkaline phosphatase family protein — its product is MSTTASSARRVVVIGLDGATFDLIQPWVAQGHLPTLARLLRTSAWAPLESVLHPFTAQAWTSMVTGANQGKHRIFDFWERDFSTYGFRLTNASFRALPALWTLLSQAGRRVIVLNVPMTYPPEKVNGVLVSGWDTPGMGAAFTYPLALKAELPALSGGQPYVIVPDDWKYSTAQRGDMVMAELLREIDVRFTVVTNLMAREPWDLTFFVVSALDGAAHFLWKYHDPSHPLYDPAVNAQMFTEDPLLQVYQRADQRLGEFLATLPPDVHVLVVSDHGEGALEDVEIHLNLWLAQQGLLTLRTRGSHRSPGGTLKWLAAKLVDRGKHALYGRVSFSTLSRLRHLWPDKLRVTLGEESFFPGVDWAHTLAYSEEVRGNIWINLKGRDPQGVVTPGAEYEALRSRIISELQDLRDPATGQRLVHRVWRREERFSGPFSERLPDLLVEAAYPDLFRPRGAYTGREPVRHLTVEEMSRRRITGCHRANGIFFAHGPAVQPDLPLAPASILDVAPTVLYLLGEPVPGWMDGRVLTEMLTPAALAAQPVETRPQAPPPVNPADSAGGAVQGYDEAEAQEVTDRLAGLGYL
- a CDS encoding O-antigen ligase family protein; its protein translation is MIKAYRSEAPLFYIGGLVLAMGLAGLMLVSPFAGLALVFAALMITLAWLRPFYLLVLLILGLPFHVFASRAMVGLFNVSQGAVELFAFWKEGVMALLIGVLLLRRLFGQDRFKVRLYPFDLGLACIALLMGAYILVGPLLNVGIYGFRNYLEPLVIFYLLRTVPVSPRQLRFLVLAMLAVLVVMALVGIYQVAFWNFNDLYNWGFREADGTIPNAFYTAEVERQPHLRAIGTVTSPNELGLMLVLAIALALVFALQSQRPLWQRAALLTISAVCGVAVLLTYSRSSLVGLLSMVAALAVLEIGLRNLAPALRYALRSPGTILALIALAALLVIGAERVGLAARITRGINLNDPSAVGHLASYEASIPFILDHPLGIGTGMAGPRALKFSDKIKIEHVESSWLQMMMEIGIPGALFTLTIYLMMVWTLRAERRRWGGAYDSSVLARALPGMSHPAVVAADNRGPTAPALDPFFAAVSIAGQATWLGAMVAFTFLPLMQELQLMGYLWIVAAIPLVAVRER
- a CDS encoding glycosyltransferase family 2 protein, producing the protein MPDTSAIATVILNWNGRDTTLTCVQTLLDCGQSAASVIVVDNGSTDDSVAALRARFPSLTVLAAGENLGFARGNNLGVRHALSTLAPELIFLLNNDALINTDTLPRLHAALALDAQAGAAVPKIYFGDGRRLWYAGGHMDWGIGTGVHQHKGASDHGQADTAGVVDFAPGCALLLRREVIEPAGVFDERYFFMGEDVDLSLRLTRAGRPLRYVPGATVVHQVGASSSRQGQPFIWYHMTRNRLLTVSKHATPGQKLRFFSYWPLLWAFKAGQFALAGNPAIAQAIGRGVRDFQRGTFGRG